The segment CTAAATAGCACATTCCTATGCATCCAGTAATGCTGACATCTACTTTAACTCCTAACTTACTTACTTCATTTACTATTGCATCATGAACTTCATTTGCACCTGCTGCTATACCGCAACTGCCCTTTCCAATAATAACCTTCATTTTTAATCCTCCTTAGACCCTTTCTCCTTTTTCCTTATTTCTCTTATAATTTCCCTCGCCTTATCAGGTGTAAGGTTTCCATAGGTCTCTCCATTAATCATCATAACTGGCGATAAACTACAACAACCCAAACAAGCTACATTTTCAAAAGTAAATAAATTATCTTCAGTCGTTTCACCTTCCTTTATACCTAATTCCTCACATAGTGCTTTTTCAATATTTTTTGAACCATTTACATGACAAGCAGTTCCTTGACATAACATGATTATGTATTTACCAACATTATTTAATCTAAATTGAGTATAAAAAGTTGCTACTCCATATACTTTTGAAGGTTTTATATTCATCTCTTTTGCAACATATCTTAAAACTTCCTTTGGTAAATATGAATAAACTTCTTGAACCTTTTGAAGAACAGTAATTAAACTTCCCTGTACATTCTTATACTTTTTCAATATGTCACTTATTTCTTTAAATTTTTCATTTTTACTATCTTTACAGCACACCAATAATTTCACTCCTCACTATTAGTTTTAAAAAGGTAAATTTTAAAACAATTCAAAATCTTCCTTCGATATTATTTTGAATATTCTAACTCTTTTAGTTAAAAAAAATTAAAATCAAAAAAAATATTAATGCTAATGTGATTATACCGTAGTATAATAAATCCAATGGCAAGTCTGTCTATATTTTATCATAAGCATGATTATATTGTAAACATGTTTGTGATAAATTTTTGATAATCTTTTCCTAAAATTTATTTTTTTAAAGAATATTTTTTTACAAAATTATTTAAGCTCATAAATTATAATAAAAAAAAGCAGTGACAAATCAATGATGCCACTTGCTTTTAGCTATTTACAAAAAATAACATTAATATAAAACAGTATGAAATTGTTGTTATTTTTTTAACATAACAAGATTTACTTACTATAATTTATGAAATGAATTTTTATTTTTTAACATGCATTTCCCTCTTTAGCAATAAAACCTTCTTTAGCAAGAACAGAAACAGCTCTGTCTAATTTTTCTTCATTAACAAGTACTATAGGTCCTGTACAGCCCATTCCACTTTCAGCATATATTCCTTCTTTCCAAAGAAC is part of the Caminicella sporogenes DSM 14501 genome and harbors:
- the nuoE gene encoding NADH-quinone oxidoreductase subunit NuoE encodes the protein MCCKDSKNEKFKEISDILKKYKNVQGSLITVLQKVQEVYSYLPKEVLRYVAKEMNIKPSKVYGVATFYTQFRLNNVGKYIIMLCQGTACHVNGSKNIEKALCEELGIKEGETTEDNLFTFENVACLGCCSLSPVMMINGETYGNLTPDKAREIIREIRKKEKGSKED